From Amphiura filiformis chromosome 20, Afil_fr2py, whole genome shotgun sequence, a single genomic window includes:
- the LOC140141760 gene encoding death-associated protein kinase 1-like isoform X2, with the protein MTCAVWGGHTEVLRVLLQMNKITKNFIDVRDSDGDTALHRAASTGNLSMCSLLLEYGCNCYIKNKFGRTALHEASKNGYVTVCEQLIKAGCPINEPDQNGDTALHDASNYAQSKICHLLLQQSANCHACNKDGNTPLHRAAKSGDTGVVRKLLEAGSDCKLINKTGNTPLHLAASGSNDIVCRMLVDRDASCLLILNKAEETPLDLCPSFFGLEDLKIYMQKETQKTRYNMLKANGERPVKTVKLFLCGDPCAGKTTLYKTLSKGLLESAVRPKTKSTGHVRTPGIHVKEKCIRGAGTFVIWDMAGQIEYHVTHAMMLGSSRGLFILVYNASEPDGEQTRKLRYWLSFIKAEQNPSDESKNLIVIVGTHLDLLQNDNQKSVARTTAQRILDELVEMYGDSLDIHKEATLVDARDSGSENITSFKETLKQLSEPLRDVQVPSICDDITKFLPAWSDSGCPILYWPDFVRKVRTHVSDMASESLIRFAVAHLHDTGELHHAKVENKDDLIILDPNWLTSTIFGPIFARPNFRQDYLGLGEKQLYQLHDLKARFAIQDPDLLVTLLEYFELAYRNDVDTFIIPMKLPPGLSTIEWTPDESYTFYYGLRIECRDQTDMFTDDVFPCLQVQAMKRYHVQDGIQPKLSKSALKVFDEVEGMVQLTDNRRAIHIGVRMTASKKHPGIKQLNELKEMVLQQIGNRSRGTKFNVCYLSPIDMKKCSDLETGVQFYRKKAVDEALKKRETLLVHPLKLVSESLESVTGIVQQASGPLSVDDVSLRDLSKKIGTEWESLATYLGMDSAIIQRLTADFPETNDRIFNMFIRWRKMQPQSVNKIDVLASALEKVERVDLVQGTKVSYLSDVKLRDLTHNLGSSWLPLATYLEFTREDISKLQSQHTFVEDAIFNMLVTWRQRQSADKDALITLTNGLRRVGKNDLAQALFESQTSGHPLLSRTSSASAESTLERPREQRVERAVSMVACIELEDEAFSS; encoded by the exons TTTGGACGTACCGCTCTTCACGAGGCTTCCAAAAACGGTTACGTTACTGTGTGTGAGCAGCTCATAAAAGCTGGCTGTCCAATCAATGAACCTGATCAG AATGGAGATACTGCCTTACACGATGCGTCTAATTATGCCCAGTCGAAGATATGCCATTTACTCTTGCAGCAGTCTGCCAACTGTCATGCCTGCAATAAG GATGGCAATACTCCGTTGCATCGAGCGGCAAAGTCCGGTGATACTGGGGTTGTTCGCAAGCTGTTAGAAGCTGGTTCCGACTGTAAATTGATTAATAAG ACTGGCAACACACCACTACACTTAGCAGCATCTGGTTCAAACGATATTGTTTGTAGGATGTTAGTAGATAGAGATGCAAGCTGTCTTCTTATCCTGAACAAG GCAGAAGAAACTCCACTAGATCTGTGCCCATCGTTTTTTGGACTCGAAGACTTAAAGATCTATATGCAAAAGGAAACTCAG AAAACACGATACAACATGCTCAAGGCGAATGGCGAGAGACCTGTGAAGACAGTCAAGTTGTTTTTGTGTGGCGATCCTTGTGCTGGAAAAACGACTTTATACAAAACTCTATCAAAG GGTCTACTGGAGTCTGCTGTAAGGCCCAAAACTAAATCAACGGGCCACGTTAGAACGCCCGGTATTCACGTGAAAGAGAAATGTATTCGGGGAGCTGGAACCTTCGTTATATGGGATATGGCAGGCCAGATAGAGTACCACGTCACGCATGCCATGATGCTGGGTTCGAGTAGAGGGTTGTTCATTCTGGTTTATAATGCCAGTGAGCCTGATGGAGAACAAACCCGAAAG TTAAGATATTGGTTGAGTTTTATTAAGGCAGAACAAAATCCAAGTGACGAATCGAAGAACCTGATTGTAATAGTAGGAACACATCTTGACTTGCTTCAAAATGACAATCAAAAATCAG TGGCTAGGACAACAGCCCAAAGAATTTTAGATGAACTGGTCGAGATGTATGGCGACTCTTTGGATATACATAAGGAGGCAACTCTCGTCGATGCCCGTGATTCAGGATCAGAAAATATCACCAGCTTTAAGGAAACCCTAAAACAATTGAGCGAACCATTGAGG GATGTGCAGGTTCCCAGTATATGTGATGACATAACGAAATTCTTACCTGCTTGGAGCGATTCTGGGTGCCCCATATTGTATTGGCCAGACTTTGTGCGCAAAGTACGGACGCATGTCAGTGATATGGCAAGCGAGTCTCTAATTCGGTTTGCAGTGGCTCATCTTCACGACACTGGTGAA CTCCATCATGCTAAGGTTGAAAACAAGGATGACTTGAtcattttggatccaaactgGCTCACAAGTACCATATTCGGCCCAATATTCGCAAGACCAAATTTCCGCCAAGACTACCTTGGATTAGGTGAGAAACAGCTTTATCAGCTACATGACCTGAAAGCTCGCTTTGCCATTCAGGATCCAGATCTGCTTGTTACGCTGCTGGAATACTTCGAACTAGCATACAG AAATGACGTGGACACTTTCATCATACCAATGAAGCTTCCACCAGGATTATCTACCATCGAATGGACACCAGATGAGTCCTATACCTTCTACTATGGGCTTCGTATTGAATGTCGTGATCAGACAGACATGTTCACCGATGACGTATTTCCATGTCTCCAGGTCCAAGCTATGAAGCGCTATCACGTTCAAGATGGAATCCAACCTAAGCTATCCAAGTCGGCATTGAAGGTATTTGATGAAGTTGAAGGCATGGTGCAACTGACTGACAACCGGCGAGCCATACATATAGGTGTACGCATGACGGCAAGTAAGAAACATCCTGGAATCAAGCAGTTGAATGAGTTGAAGGAGATGGTATTACAGCAGATTGGAAACAGATCACGAGGCACTAAATTCAATGTGTGCTACTTGAGCCCGATTGATATGAAGAAGTGCTCGGATTTGGAAACAGGAGTTCAGTTCTACAGGAAAAAAGCTGTTGATGAAGCGTTGAAGAAGAGGGAAACATTATTAGTGCATCCATTGAAACTCGTTTCGGAGTCACTGGAGAGTGTAACAGGAATCGTACAACAGGCATCAG GTCCTTTATCTGTTGACGACGTCAGTTTGAGGGATCTCTCTAAGAAGATAGGTACCGAATGGGAGAGTTTGGCGACGTATCTAGGAATGGATTCTGCAATTATTCAGAG ACTCACAGCTGACTTTCCCGAGACCAATGACCGtatattcaacatgttcatccGTTGGCGTAAAATGCAACCACAATCCGTGAACAAGATTGATGTACTCGCTAGTGCGCTTGAGAAGGTTGAACGAGTCGACTTAGTTCAAGGGACTAAAG TGTCATATCTTAGCGATGTCAAACTCCGTGACCTGACACATAACCTTGGTTCATCATGGCTACCTCTCGCGACTTATCTAGAATTCACGCGAGAAGATATCTCTAAACTTCAATCACAGCACACATTTGTGGAAGACGCCATTTTCAACATGCTTGTCACTTGGCGACAGAGACAATCTGCCGATAAGGACGCCCTCATTACTTTGACGAATGGCCTGAGACGTGTAGGAAAGAATGACTTGGCTCAAGCACTCTTTG AATCACAAACAAGTGGTCATCCTCTCCTATCACGTACATCGAGTGCATCTGCGGAGAGTACGCTAGAAAGACCACGTGAACAGAGAGTAGAGAGGGCGGTATCGATGGTGGCGTGTATCGAACTTGAAGACGAGGCTTTTTCATCGTAG